One genomic window of Sulfurovum lithotrophicum includes the following:
- a CDS encoding Bax inhibitor-1/YccA family protein, with protein sequence MALYDRDYASAQAGYVQEGASVSFMKKTYQLLAASMIAAAAGAYVTMPYAEAIMQFKWFIFGAELLVLFFGLSMTRSKPGLNLAMLFLFTFLTGVSLVPLLASLIGMGNGAVIGNAFLMTSVLFGALSLFAINSKSDYSSWGKPLFITLIVVIIASLVNYFLLQSPMMHIVITAGILLLFSLFTIYDTQNIANGAYDSPVDAAVSLYIDFLNMFVTLLQLLGIFGNDD encoded by the coding sequence ATGGCTTTATATGACAGAGATTATGCCTCCGCACAGGCTGGATATGTACAGGAAGGTGCATCGGTCAGCTTTATGAAGAAGACCTATCAGCTCTTGGCAGCAAGTATGATCGCGGCGGCAGCTGGTGCCTATGTGACAATGCCTTATGCAGAGGCAATCATGCAGTTCAAATGGTTCATCTTTGGAGCGGAACTGCTTGTCCTCTTTTTCGGACTGAGCATGACAAGAAGCAAGCCAGGCCTTAACCTTGCAATGCTCTTCCTCTTCACCTTTCTCACAGGGGTATCTTTGGTGCCACTTTTGGCTTCGCTCATCGGTATGGGTAACGGTGCGGTCATTGGGAATGCATTCCTTATGACATCTGTTCTCTTCGGAGCGCTCAGTCTCTTTGCGATCAACAGCAAGTCCGACTACTCAAGCTGGGGTAAACCATTGTTCATTACACTGATCGTCGTGATCATCGCGTCACTGGTGAACTACTTCCTACTTCAGAGCCCTATGATGCACATTGTTATCACTGCGGGGATCCTGCTTCTGTTCTCACTGTTCACGATCTATGATACGCAGAACATTGCGAACGGCGCATATGATTCGCCGGTCGATGCAGCGGTATCGCTTTACATTGACTTCCTGAATATGTTCGTAACACTTTTACAGCTGCTTGGCATATTCGGGAATGACGACTAG
- a CDS encoding NifU family protein, which yields MIPFTDEELEPAVKDVIEKVRPSIKLDGGDIELIAIKDGVVYVQLQGACVGCGSAGTTIKFGVERQLKTLIHPEITVMSVPQGWEDKLDQLG from the coding sequence TTGATCCCTTTTACAGATGAAGAGTTGGAACCGGCTGTTAAAGATGTTATTGAGAAGGTAAGGCCTTCCATAAAACTTGATGGCGGTGATATTGAATTGATCGCTATTAAAGACGGTGTGGTATATGTGCAGCTGCAGGGAGCCTGTGTAGGCTGCGGCAGTGCCGGGACCACCATCAAGTTCGGTGTAGAAAGACAGCTGAAGACATTGATACATCCCGAGATCACTGTGATGAGTGTACCTCAGGGATGGGAAGATAAACTGGATCAATTAGGATAA
- a CDS encoding UDP-N-acetylmuramoyl-L-alanyl-D-glutamate--2,6-diaminopimelate ligase: protein MKIDFDKEGYSYLTDNTMLLDEETLFLLTSQNRPYCEKLESKPASITPDELMAFWGLDAMKVVGVTGTNGKTTVTAAIYSFLLDLDKKPALQGTRGLFAEEKRIEEKSMTTPSILETLYNMKQTMDMGCNYFIMEVSSHAIDQKRIEGITFALKVHTNVTSDHLDYHGTVEEYRRVKSLFFADDTMKLLNKDDINNITYNPKNAYSYGVDEPATYKVQAFSLLHGITAGIKYMQEEATFHSPMMGLFNLFNLMAAIGSVHLLTKRPIQEICDVVENFAGVAGRMEVVSRDPLVIVDFAHTHDGIHAVLESMKDRDISVVFGAGGNRDKEKRPLMGAAAGRYANKIYVTSDNPRDEVPEMILEDILVGLHGKENVTATPDRRLAIKMALEALEPNEVLLILGKGDEDYQEIKGVKHHFDDREVVRELLAERQG, encoded by the coding sequence GTGAAAATTGACTTTGACAAAGAAGGGTACAGTTACCTCACTGATAATACGATGTTGTTGGATGAAGAGACTCTTTTTCTCCTGACCTCCCAAAATAGACCCTATTGTGAAAAACTTGAGAGTAAACCTGCTTCCATTACCCCGGATGAATTAATGGCTTTCTGGGGACTGGATGCTATGAAAGTGGTGGGTGTAACCGGAACGAACGGAAAGACGACAGTTACTGCAGCGATCTACTCTTTTCTACTTGATCTTGATAAGAAACCTGCCCTCCAGGGAACACGGGGGCTTTTCGCCGAAGAGAAGCGTATAGAAGAGAAAAGTATGACAACGCCGTCCATTCTTGAAACACTGTACAACATGAAACAGACAATGGATATGGGATGTAACTATTTCATTATGGAAGTAAGCTCTCATGCGATTGATCAGAAGCGTATAGAAGGGATCACTTTTGCGCTGAAAGTGCATACGAATGTCACCAGTGACCATTTGGATTATCATGGAACAGTGGAGGAATACAGACGTGTCAAAAGTCTTTTCTTTGCTGATGACACGATGAAATTGCTCAATAAGGATGATATCAATAATATCACCTATAACCCGAAGAATGCTTACAGTTACGGTGTCGATGAACCGGCAACCTATAAAGTGCAGGCATTTTCCCTGCTGCACGGTATTACAGCGGGGATCAAGTATATGCAGGAAGAAGCAACCTTCCATTCACCGATGATGGGGCTTTTCAACCTCTTCAACCTTATGGCGGCGATCGGTTCAGTACACCTGCTTACCAAGAGGCCTATTCAGGAGATATGTGATGTGGTTGAGAACTTCGCTGGTGTAGCGGGGCGGATGGAAGTGGTCAGCCGTGATCCTCTTGTCATTGTTGATTTTGCCCATACACATGACGGTATCCATGCAGTACTGGAGTCCATGAAAGACAGAGATATTTCGGTGGTATTTGGTGCAGGCGGGAACCGTGACAAAGAGAAACGTCCTCTCATGGGTGCCGCAGCCGGAAGATACGCCAATAAGATCTATGTGACATCCGATAATCCGCGTGATGAAGTCCCTGAAATGATATTGGAAGATATTCTGGTAGGCCTACATGGTAAAGAGAATGTCACCGCCACACCGGACAGACGGCTAGCGATAAAAATGGCCCTGGAGGCTCTTGAGCCTAATGAAGTACTTTTGATCCTTGGCAAGGGTGATGAGGATTATCAGGAGATCAAAGGGGTAAAGCATCATTTCGATGACAGAGAAGTCGTTCGGGAACTGCTTGCTGAACGACAAGGGTAA
- a CDS encoding DUF2249 domain-containing protein, translating to MSEFTKIDLDARALEHPKPLEQAIRALRELNDENYLYMLHRKNPIPFIDLASEQGFQTLSREDETGNWHILVAKNPSVTLEELLRV from the coding sequence ATGTCCGAATTCACAAAGATCGACCTGGATGCCAGAGCACTGGAGCACCCAAAACCGTTGGAACAGGCTATCAGGGCACTCAGAGAACTTAATGATGAAAATTACCTTTACATGCTTCATCGCAAAAACCCCATTCCTTTCATAGACCTTGCCAGCGAACAGGGGTTCCAGACACTCAGCAGAGAAGATGAAACAGGGAACTGGCATATTCTGGTAGCCAAAAACCCTTCCGTTACACTGGAGGAGCTGCTGCGTGTTTAA
- a CDS encoding hemerythrin domain-containing protein, whose amino-acid sequence MIISQFMTQEHRDCDTEFAAAEQAAANGNWAEAEEKFMVFANDTLRHFKREEEELFPAFEAQTGSSEGPTQVMRYEHEQVKGLIGKLAEAVESQDKDTYLSLCESMMILLQQHNMKEEQMLYAMCDRVLPPELKTETLDKMKAVEL is encoded by the coding sequence ATGATTATTTCACAATTCATGACACAGGAACATAGAGACTGCGATACAGAATTTGCTGCAGCCGAGCAGGCAGCAGCAAACGGGAATTGGGCGGAAGCCGAAGAGAAGTTCATGGTATTCGCCAATGATACCCTCCGACATTTCAAGAGAGAGGAAGAGGAACTTTTTCCTGCTTTTGAAGCACAGACCGGAAGCTCTGAAGGACCGACACAGGTAATGCGTTACGAACATGAACAAGTTAAGGGACTCATTGGGAAGCTGGCGGAAGCAGTGGAGTCCCAAGATAAAGATACCTATCTCTCTCTGTGTGAATCTATGATGATCCTTTTGCAACAGCACAACATGAAAGAAGAGCAGATGCTCTATGCCATGTGTGACAGGGTCCTGCCTCCGGAACTTAAAACCGAGACACTCGACAAGATGAAAGCGGTAGAGCTCTAA
- a CDS encoding (2Fe-2S) ferredoxin domain-containing protein, which produces MMQGVPQPAFYIFKCQQSAPPGMPKPSCVSQNDPESQQLFQHLAQQLMMKGIIGTVQPIQTGCLNRCQQGPVMLVEPGHTMYVGLTKEKIDRIIDEHIIGGNVVEEYVIPDEFWGEPIPPSQMAR; this is translated from the coding sequence ATGATGCAAGGTGTACCACAACCAGCGTTCTATATATTCAAATGTCAGCAGTCGGCACCTCCGGGGATGCCGAAACCAAGCTGTGTCAGCCAGAACGACCCTGAGTCTCAGCAGCTTTTCCAGCATTTGGCACAGCAGCTGATGATGAAAGGTATCATCGGGACTGTTCAGCCGATCCAGACAGGCTGTCTGAATCGCTGCCAGCAGGGGCCGGTCATGCTTGTAGAGCCGGGGCATACGATGTATGTCGGCTTGACAAAAGAGAAGATAGACAGGATCATCGATGAGCATATCATCGGCGGGAATGTTGTAGAAGAATATGTGATCCCTGACGAGTTTTGGGGTGAGCCGATACCTCCGTCACAGATGGCCCGTTAA
- the panD gene encoding aspartate 1-decarboxylase, with protein sequence MNITMLYSKLHRATVTDANLNYVGSITIDQNLLDAASMRVGQKIDIVNINNGERFSTYIISGERGKGDICLNGAAARKVHKGDKIIIIAYATMTEEEADSHSPKIVILDEDNGIAQEFEGLE encoded by the coding sequence ATGAACATTACAATGCTTTATTCTAAACTACATAGAGCGACTGTAACAGATGCAAATCTTAATTATGTCGGTTCCATTACCATTGACCAGAATCTGCTGGATGCAGCGAGTATGCGTGTCGGGCAGAAGATCGATATCGTCAATATCAACAATGGAGAGAGATTCTCCACCTATATCATCTCGGGAGAGAGAGGCAAAGGCGATATCTGTCTTAACGGGGCAGCGGCAAGAAAAGTACATAAAGGCGACAAGATCATCATTATCGCCTATGCGACAATGACTGAAGAAGAGGCGGACAGTCACAGTCCCAAGATCGTGATCCTGGATGAGGACAATGGCATTGCCCAGGAATTTGAGGGATTGGAGTAG
- a CDS encoding YbaB/EbfC family nucleoid-associated protein — translation MFEGMDLGKMGKMMEQMQEKAKELQEQAKNIEFTAKAGGGLIEVTANGAGEVIDMNIDDSLLEDKESLQILLISAMNDVNKMIEDNKKSQAMGMMGGMNPFGS, via the coding sequence ATGTTTGAAGGAATGGATCTCGGTAAAATGGGAAAGATGATGGAGCAGATGCAGGAGAAAGCAAAAGAGCTCCAGGAGCAGGCGAAGAATATTGAGTTCACTGCGAAAGCCGGGGGTGGTCTTATCGAAGTGACTGCGAACGGTGCAGGTGAAGTGATCGATATGAATATAGATGATTCTCTTTTGGAAGACAAAGAGTCATTACAGATACTTCTGATCTCAGCGATGAATGATGTGAACAAGATGATAGAGGATAACAAGAAATCTCAGGCGATGGGGATGATGGGTGGGATGAACCCTTTCGGTTCATAG